A single Streptomyces sp. NBC_01381 DNA region contains:
- a CDS encoding alpha/beta fold hydrolase codes for MSEIVVVRDGSGPEVLLVHGGAGPRTTWGPVAPLADRWTLAYVHRRGYPPSPPPQERQDFVVDALDLAPLLIGRPHVVAHSYGVLGTLIAAAAAPDSVRSLTLIEPPLNYLVPDDPEVARLERLGDTVLAHGMDTPPTQLREFLQLTGAPIGDGPLPEDVVAGVRRAHGGRPTSEARPQLDAIRDAGIPVLVASGDHAATLERICDALADALGGERSVHPGAGHFVAAAPGFAERLETFLCKNVT; via the coding sequence GTGAGCGAGATCGTGGTGGTACGTGATGGCTCTGGGCCGGAGGTCCTGCTTGTGCATGGCGGTGCAGGCCCGCGGACGACGTGGGGCCCTGTCGCTCCACTGGCCGACCGGTGGACGCTGGCATACGTCCATCGCCGTGGCTATCCGCCGAGCCCACCACCGCAGGAGCGTCAGGACTTCGTGGTGGACGCCCTGGACCTGGCGCCGCTGCTCATCGGCCGCCCGCACGTCGTCGCCCACTCCTACGGCGTCCTCGGGACGTTGATCGCAGCCGCTGCCGCACCGGACAGCGTGCGCTCACTCACCCTGATCGAGCCGCCGCTCAACTACCTCGTCCCTGACGATCCCGAGGTGGCACGGCTCGAGCGCCTCGGCGATACGGTCCTCGCCCACGGTATGGATACACCCCCTACCCAACTGCGCGAGTTCCTCCAACTCACGGGTGCGCCCATCGGCGACGGCCCGCTCCCCGAGGACGTGGTCGCCGGCGTTCGACGGGCGCACGGTGGCCGACCGACCAGCGAGGCGCGCCCACAGCTCGACGCGATCCGCGATGCCGGCATCCCCGTGCTCGTCGCGTCCGGAGACCACGCGGCCACGCTCGAGCGGATCTGCGACGCACTCGCGGATGCGCTCGGCGGCGAGCGCAGCGTGCATCCCGGCGCCGGTCACTTCGTCGCCGCAGCACCGGGCTTCGCCGAACGGCTTGAGACCTTCCTGTGCAAGAACGTCACGTGA
- a CDS encoding transposase codes for MAVQGPGVEVVCRDRAPFFAEGVTAGAPQAVHVADRWHLWHNLSEAAERTVVQHRRCLRVLVPEAPEPEPAPVMPGENSGSPWPTGHRFADRTRTTHATVHALLEAGRSRRSIQRQLRMTSRTVKRYADAAQPENLFAGQWQNRTSVLDDYETYLDDRWNDGCTNAWKLWEEIVPLGYKGSYQRVRAQLRQKRHRDL; via the coding sequence GTGGCTGTCCAGGGGCCGGGTGTCGAAGTCGTGTGCCGTGACCGCGCGCCGTTCTTCGCCGAAGGTGTCACCGCCGGAGCGCCCCAGGCCGTCCACGTCGCGGACCGGTGGCATCTGTGGCACAACCTGAGCGAGGCCGCCGAGCGAACCGTCGTTCAGCACCGCCGCTGCCTGCGCGTCCTGGTCCCCGAAGCACCGGAACCCGAGCCTGCACCCGTCATGCCGGGAGAGAATTCCGGCTCGCCGTGGCCGACCGGCCATCGGTTCGCCGACCGTACGCGCACCACGCATGCCACCGTTCATGCGCTGCTGGAGGCGGGCCGCAGCCGGCGCTCGATCCAGCGGCAACTCCGCATGACCAGCCGCACCGTCAAGCGGTACGCCGACGCCGCCCAGCCGGAGAACCTCTTCGCCGGCCAGTGGCAGAACCGGACCTCCGTACTCGACGACTACGAGACCTACCTCGACGACCGGTGGAACGACGGCTGCACCAACGCCTGGAAGCTCTGGGAGGAGATCGTGCCGCTCGGCTACAAGGGCAGCTACCAGCGTGTCCGCGCCCAACTACGCCAGAAGCGTCACCGCGACCTGTGA